From Vigna unguiculata cultivar IT97K-499-35 chromosome 5, ASM411807v1, whole genome shotgun sequence, the proteins below share one genomic window:
- the LOC114186093 gene encoding WRKY DNA-binding transcription factor 70-like, protein MENQPSNGRKAMEEELNKGRDTANQLLQILVHKSNTRHSDAEVEGLVLPFAEDLARKVLRSFSNTLLLLNTHTDVSDGVVMPVTVNDVSSSLKCPNLEDKDGVCKGSINAKRRRVSHKRNAPTWEKNSSHLMEDGYIWRKYGQKMTINAKYLRSYYRCTHKYDQGCPATKQVQRVQENPPLYRTTYYGHHNCKISLSPEIMLEPDSSSDSSMFLSFSTTFPEEKYQFSSSVFSSTKQEPMEVIPDECGIHNQLPSSDYNLLSDYELDFNCLRHDTMQSMPSSTESVQFDKVYGSGMDFDG, encoded by the exons ATGGAGAATCAGCCTTCAAATGGAAGAAAAGCTATGGAAGAAGAGCTCAACAAAGGGCGTGACACAGCCAACCAGTTACTCCAAATACTTGTTCATAAATCCAACACTCGTCATTCAGATGCAGAAGTAGAAGGGTTAGTGTTGCCATTTGCAGAAGATCTCGCTCGTAAGGTACTGAGATCGTTCTCAAATACCCTTTTGCTTTTGAACACTCACACTGATGTTTCCGACGGTGTTGTTATGCCTGTCACCGTCAATGATGTCTCTTCGTCCCTCAAATGCCCTAATCTTGAGGATAAGGATGGGGTTTGCAAGGGTTCCATCAACGCTAAAAGACGAAGAGTGTCCCACAAAAGAAA TGCACCAACATGGGAGAAGAACAGCTCTCACCTGATGGAAGATGGCTATATATGGAGAAAGTATGGACAGAAAATGACCATCAATGCAAAATACctcag GAGCTACTACAGATGCACTCACAAGTATGATCAGGGTTGTCCAGCAACCAAGCAGGTTCAAAGGGTTCAAGAGAACCCTCCATTGTACAGAACAACTTATTATGGTCATCACAATTGCAAAATTTCTTTAAGTCCAGAAATAATGTTGGAACCAGATTCTTCTTCTGACTCTTCTATGTTCCTTAGCTTCAGTACCACCTTCCCAGAAGAAAAATACCAGTTTTCATCATCAGTTTTTTCATCCACGAAACAGGAGCCTATGGAAGTGATTCCGGATGAATGTGGTATACACAACCAATTACCCTCTTCAGATTACAATCTGTTAAGTGACTATGAACTTGATTTCAATTGTTTGAGGCATGACACTATGCAGTCTATGCCATCCTCCACTGAATCTGTTCAATTTGATAAAGTTTATGGTAGTGGTATGGATTTTGATGGCTAG